Genomic window (Corvus cornix cornix isolate S_Up_H32 chromosome 4A, ASM73873v5, whole genome shotgun sequence):
GCCccttgccctgctccctgtctgGAACTGGCCACACAGCTGGGAACACAGGGGACCTGCAGCCACTCTATGCAACCCCAAGCCCATCACTAACCCACATCACTGAGACTCTCCATATCTCCAGTGTTTCCTGGGATGTTTTGATGTGTATGGTGTTCTCCAGGGGTGAAATGAAGGTGAGGGATCAGTAGGTTGAGGAGAGAGTTGATTTGTGAGCTGGTGCTGCCTCTCTCATGCCTATGCCTGGCCCCAAGTCCAGTTGCAGTGCACCAGCCCCTGCAACACACAGCCCAAGCCCATGGCTGGTCCACCTACATTTGCTTTATCAGGGTCTGTCTCCTTCTTCAGGAGTGATGATCAGACCGCACTTGAATGGGTTCACCATTGCCTTCAATGTCTCCCAGCCCAACACGTGGCAGCCCTACGTGGACAACATGCACCACTTCCTAGCAGGTAAGCTCTTTGTCACCCTGGGAATCATGGTGAAGTTGTTTTTATCCATGGATACATGCATGCGGTGCAGGGGTCTCCTCCTGGGCATCTCACAAGCCACATCTGGAAAGGGAGGCTCACAAGGTCATGGGAGCTTCTGTGGGAGGGAGCTTTGCCTTTCCAGATATGACTTCCTAACGTGGATGTCCTCTGAGAATTTGGATCTGTGCAGGTCTTGGGGGATTTTAACATGTCTCTTGGTCCCCACCAGCTTATGATGACAAAGTTCAGGAGGAGAAGAATATTGAGTGTGTCCCGGGACAGTACTTCATCCAAGGGGGAAATGACAGTGAGGAGAAGAAGGCCTGCCAGTTCAAGCGCTCgctgctgcagaactgctctGGCATCGAGGACCCAACATTTGGCTACTCTAAAGGCCAGCCCTGCATCTTGCTGAAGATGAACCGGGTACAGAGAAAACTGCttgttttaattccttcctTTAGGGCATCCCAGTGTGATGAAGACCACACAGGGACTGAAACTCCTTCACTTCACAGGCCCAGGGAAAAAGGGAACTAGAATCCCCAAACCTGCTGGCCATATCTattagaaaacataaaaaagaaacactatAAAACTTGCTCCATTTGATTTGCTGAGGCATTAGTGCTCAGAGGGTCTTCTGCCAGGCCCTTCTTCATGAGGAACTGAGCTTTAGGGGAACACCCCAGATCCCAGCTGCTTTACAATGGGAGTTTTcttagaatttaatttatttgaagtCTAATAGCATGGTGGTTCAGTGCTCACTGCTGGGAAAATAAGCATGGAGGGGATGTGAACTGTGTGGGGAAGAGACTCTGGTCACTCCAGGAGTCTGGACTCTGTGTATTCTCTGTTCTGCCCCTGCTCTCAGGCAGCAAACTGGCACTCAGCCATGGGCAGGTTGCACTGTGTGGGGTGGCAgaccctgctgcagggacacacagTTCCTGTCTTGAGCAATGTGACTGGCACCCAGAAAGGTTTAagccctggagaagggaggcAGCACGTGCTTGGCACTTAGTTTCATGCAAGCATggatgttttttgcttttgcagatcATAGGCTACCGCCCTGGTGCTGGGGTCCCCGTGAGTGTGGAGTGCAAAGTGCAGGTACTGCTTTCCTCTGTGCTCGGCAGCGTGGTGGGTACAAGGCCAAATGTCTCCTCCTGATGGACCTCACAGGTGGCACAATTTGTCCTCATTTTAGCCCCAAACACTCACAGgacccagcactgcccatgtGTCTGGGCACAACTGGAGGCCAGACTGCTGAGAGGGACAGAGGTCACCCGTCTCCTGCTACCCAcggtgctcctgcagcctcacGGGCACCACCCTGGGGCAGCCTGTGGAGCTGGGTGCCAGGTCCCAGCTAGAGCCTGGAGCTCAGTGGGAAGATGTAGGAACAGCTCATATCCATCTCCAGTAGCTCCACAGCACCCTCAGGCCTTGGGGGCACCCTGAAAGCCCAACAGCAATGGGGTGAAGGAAGGGCTCCCACTGCTCAGGCAGGTGCTGGATCACACCCTTAGAGAGCAAAGGCACAGTAGGGAATCAACAGGCAGCAAACTGTAATCCTGCCCATGCCTCCATAGCTCCACTTTTCTCTAGCTGGAAGCAGGGCAGTGACTGGTTcactgcaaacacagcacagctgagctcagccGGGGGCTGGCAAGGGACATTTGCTCTGAGACAAGCTCTGAAGGGAGCTATATTTTGTGTCCATGTCCTATGTGTGTGTGCGCATGTgcctctggtttttttctgatcacAGAAAGGCAACGAGAGTCACCTCAGGTCAGTGGACTTCTACCCTGGGAACGGGACGTTTGACCTCATGTATTATCCCTACTACGGCAAGTTCACCCATGTAAGTAAGGGTCTGGAATCTCTGTTATGCCTCCTTGGGAATgagagggcaggagctgctgcacagggtCCAGATGTGCTTTCGGGCTATTTTGGGCAGATGCGGGCAGGGACAGAGGCCACGGACACTGGGATCACTGTGCTCTGTTTCTGTGTCTGacaaactgtgtgtgtgtgtgtgagtgtgtaaCTGTGTGTGTAAGAGTGTGTGTAactccgtgtgtgtgtgtgagtgtgtgtgagtgtgtgtggcttttaggacagcaaaaagcatttgagaGTCCCATTGTCTGGTGTTGTTGTGGACAATGACCCCAAGAGGCAATGTGTAGTGATCCCATCTTGCTAaggcacagacacagaaaggctcagctgcagaaaggctcagctgcagcatcctgaGGGACCCTGATGGACATCAGGCAGACACTCTCAGATGCCTGGAACCATGAACCATTTACGAATTATTTTACTGAACATAAAAGCCCTGCATTCTTTTCTGCTCCCTCAACAATTACACTTAAATCCCCCTCCTTTCCAGGTCAACTACACCTCCCCACTGGTGGCTATGCACTTTATAGATGTGCAGAAGAATTACTTGGTCCCCATTCAGTGCAGTCTGAATGGGGAAGGAATTATCAACGACCTGAACAGTGACCGCTTCCTGGGCCGAATCATCTTCACACTCAGCATTGGGAAGTAGCTCCTGCCAACAGCGGGCACTTAGGTTAAGTCAATCagaggctttttcctttttaaagcatCAAGCCAGCATTTTTTTATGCTAGGAAAAACAGGCACATGGAGATtattgttaatttatttttgttcatagTTAGGAAACCAATGAGATACAATGGCGTGTGGGTCCACATTATTAATCTTCTGATGTAAACATTattagtaaaaattaaaaagttttccCCTGGGGAGAGACCCTGCAGAAGATTTCATTTTTGATTGAAACCTCTGGTATCCAAATGCTATTTTCATAAGGTCTTTTATGAGTGATCCCTGTGGAATGCATCTTTCCTggctttaaattttaatttttagcatAGTTTTATGGGCATTTCTCAGGCAAAAGCTAAAAAGGAGGTAGTTTATTAGCACTATtcttgttaaaataataaacagcaaaaattcTGGATTATGTGTGCATTAACAGAGTTGAAAAGTGAAAATGGCAGCTCTCAAAATGCTTTCTAGGATCTCCAGCCCCAGAAGCACCTTTACTGCAGTAGCTTGTTCAGCACACCCAAGATGTTGAGCAAGGGCcacatagaaaataatttgcccTTGAacctttccagctgctcctttctAAAGTGGGAAGATTATTgcatttctccctccctcctcctcactcCAGTACTTTTCTCTGCCCCAGGAATCCTCACCCAGTCTCTTGGACAGGGATGAGTGAGAGGAGCTCTTCTCGCCTGTCACGGTTCACAGGTGGCTCCTGATCAGGCACAGAAGCGCTCAAAGTTCCAAAGAGGTCACAGCTATAATGCTGCAGGAAAATGCAGGGAAATGCTCAGTCCTTTTATGGTTAAGGGGTCAATGTTGGTGTGAGTGAAGGCATCAGTTTATCACCCCCAAAGGTGAAACACACCCATCCTAGTCTGAGCAGAGTGTGCTGTCCTGAGCAGCCCGAGCCTCCCTCGGATGTGACAGAGACCAGCTGCATTCTGCTTGTTGGGGCTATGAGaacacagcaggacaggacACCTCGGGATAATGTATTACTTGGAAAGCACACTTACTAAAATTACTGACTGAACAGGGGCATTATGGTATGTTTGTCCTACATCCATAGTCCAGGTACTTTATCTGCTGTCATTTCCTGGTCTATACCAGTCTCTAAGAAGTGATTTTTTGTATACTGGTGTTAAGGGATGCAGGTTTTGCTGCAAGTTAGGGACTGAATTTCCAAGCAGCATGTAACAATATCCTGCAATTCTGAGCACTTGATAAACTTCCCCAGGCCAAAGAGTTCAGGAGCCCAGTGCAGTAAGACTCACTCTTCACCAAGTATCACAACCAACCATCTGGCAGAAACTATTTATTAAGAACTGTTAAATACCTGAAACAGAGGTAGTTTAGGAAGTAATTCTGCTCAGTTGCCATTATTCAGATGGCACTGATAGAACCAGGGCAACATATTCATTCTGCCTGCACAATTTATCTGCAAGTGCATCTTCTGACCAACACAAACTGGCTTCTGCCAAGGAGGATGCTGCTGGGGGAGTGGCTCCTCTTTTGACATCGGAAGTAAGTTAAACCCACAAGCATTTCTCTGTCTGCCAATTGCTTTAGctcttttaaagcatttatatTTGTGGGGTCTTGAAAGGAAACCAAACTCGTGTTTCATGCCATCAAATTAACAGCCTTCACATTAGCAACAAgataaaactttatttaataTCTATTCCCTATCTGTCTGTTGGAAGGATTCTGTTGGAAGAGGAGGTCCTTTAGCAGATACTGGACCCATGCTTTGACCAAATCAACACAAAAATCAACTGATTTGGATGTATATGCGTGAATAGCTTAGAACCAAAAGCTTCTGTTTCCCCACAAACATCCAGATCCAAGCACAGTGACAAACACTTTAGAAAAGCTCTCAGAAACGGCATTAATGTCTACTTACAGTGAAACAAAGCTTTATAAACACAAtaattaactttattttccatacatatattttgttttcagcataTTTGTACAGTTACTTCAAGATCTGGAAAATTGTACACACCACTCTTCATGCTGCAACAACCTTAAAGTGCTGGATCAATTTTTGACTTCTGTTGAAGCTCAAAATAGTACTTTCTATGTATTTAcaatatacatatatgtgtatgtgtttgcATCTAGGAAATGACCACATTTTACTAAGATAGCCTAGCAAAAGTGATATTAAATACTTGTCTGCAATCTCAGCATGAAAACATAGCTGTGATCcacctgctggcagcagagaagCACCACACTGATAAGGGGGTGTACTCATAAAATGCCACCTGAAATAATTCCATTTAACACTGGCAGGGAAATCAAGTATTGTGAGAGCAAAGGTACAATACAAGAGACCAAGACATCCAAACCTGAAGCACACAGTCCAACTCAGCAGCATTTAATTAcattcctaaaaaaaaagacaacttgGTCCAAGAGCCCATTTGTACTGCGGAATCACTTTTGTCAGAATCACGTAGAGTGTATCTTTGGTCACTGTGAGGACAAGAAGAATTGAATATACAGGTATTTCTCAAACATCAAAACTAACGCTTTGGAAAACTCCCTTCCCTGAATACACAGCTATTGTGAGTTGCTTAAACATCAGTGTTGACTGTTACCTTTGAGTATGTGAATTACTGAAGGGGCTTTTCCCACAACATGGATACAGGGTCAATGCACAAAGAGATTAAATATTGAAGCAGCTTTAGTAAACACTTGCTGCAGAGGACAGAACTTTGTGTGCCCTCAGGAAGCTCTCTGCAGACCTGACAGCTCTTGAGCTGGAAATCAGGGTTTATTGGCTGCAAAAGGCTTTTGCCAAAGATGGACCAAAAAGGTTTCAAGAGCCAGAGGCTTCTTTCATTCCATCAACAGGAACCTGATGGGAATGAAGCGGAACACAACCACAAATTCCTAACTTCGATTTTGGTAcagtttagatatggaatacaGAATTGCAAAGGTATGGCATTAATAATAAAGGCATCTTCAAACAGGGAAGATGCTCTCATTCCTGTGGAAGTCACTTTCTTCAGTATACatatattaatttctgctttatgaTCAGCATTCTTCATGCTAGAAATTGTGTGCTCTTACACTGAGACAGCAATAATGAGGAAGTTAAAAGCAGATTAATTCTATCAAACCCAAAAGGTTTTTACATTTCCACTTGCATTCAGAGATCACAGCTTTTCAGTGATCCCGTTAACCTATGAAAGCTGTCCAAAGGAACTGCAGGAATTGCTGAGCAATCCGTGGTCTCAGTCAGTCTGAGTGCTCTCAAAATACTTTCGAGCCTCACATGGACCAACGCTGTGTAGCTTCTTTTATGTTCAGAATCAAAGCTGAGAGAAACTGCAGCCAGTGAAATTCCAGCCTCCCACCCTCATTTCACAATTGAGCtcagaacaaaaggaaaaatgcagttcaACGAAATAGCATAGGAGACATTTCCTTCAGCAGGCTGTTGCCTTTTCTGAGTAGCCAAAGTTCTCCAGACCTGAGCCTTATCTTGGCAAATTAGACACCATGCTAGTGCAAAGCTACTCAACTTATATTAGCAGTCAGCTTCTCCATGTGatattaaacaaattaattaatcaGATGTTCTTCTCACATTATGTCAGGGTATTAGTGAGATCAGGTACTACTTTACATTCAGAAGCAGGAAATTCAGGCTGATTCACAAGAACAGCCATATGCCAAGTTGCCAGTAAAAGTCTGTTGAGAGCTGGGTATTCATTTTCCCACTGCATGTACAGTCCTTTTGACACAGCATTCACACTTTTAATTATAGTTTTAGCTTTAGCATTAACCAAGACAAGCTGTAGGCATCTAGAAATCTTCTTGTATAAAAAGATTAAATGACAGAAAGCTTTGTAGATGTCTTCTTTactaaaaataatcacatttccCACAGGGACACATCAATGGTCCTCAGAACACCTACTTTCTCTAAAGTCATACAGTAGCTTCTGCAACTCATCTTCAGACTCATGGCATGTTATTCTGTCATGaagtgaatttaattttttaaaataaagaaaccatgaattaatttttctttttttttttaaaggagcaGATCAGGGAgactgggaaagggaaaagaacaggGAAGGTGGGCAAGAGAGATGGAATTAAGAGATTATACAGACTGATAGCCAGTAcgactttttcttcttccaatgATGTAAGATATAAAGACAAGAATGATAAGGAATCCAAGTGCCACACCCACTGCGATGGGAATAAGAAAGTTCAGGTCAGAATCAGCAATGCattcttcagctgcagaaagaaggaaaaaaaaagcaagggagAATAAATTAGTAAGGGAAATCAAGCATTAGAAACCAAAGCAAGCAAGGAGCAAATTTTTGAGAAATTACATTGTATTAGATACAATAATATATGTAAAGTAAAATCAGTATTGAGTAAAGAATTGATGGAAGGATTGATTTCTTTGAACACATTTACTACACACATCCTTTATACTGATAATATACTTATGATTTGTACATTTATTTGtacatttaatttcagcttcCTCTAGCAAGCAGAAGATAGATTAGAGAGATGTGAGAACAAACTGGCAGTCTGAGTGTGCATTAGCTGATCACACCTCAGAGTTAGCAGCAAAGCAACAAAAACCCCATACTGATGTATTACTGCCTCACCCAGGAGTCTTCCTCGAGTTGCCACCACTCCTCTGGGCTCTAGACATGAATACATAAGGGACAATCCAAGTAACAAAGCAGAAACTTACTACGAGCTACAAGAGACAGCCAAGATAAACGTGCTGCAGTCACTGCATGgcctggaaaacactgaaaagactCTCTTGGGGTGggtaaatttattttccatacaaaaggggaaagagaacTACATAGACCTCACTGAAATCCAcatcagagggaaaaatagAAGAGATAGCTATAATGCTACAGTGGTTTTTAATATACAGGTTTTAAAACACGTGGGGAGCTCCTTGCTGGCGAAAGCACTCATTGGTGATTTGCAACCCATGCTGGGAACTGGTTTCAAAATCGGGGGCAGGGCTTGGCATCACAACCTGTTTGTaaggagagcagagctccacctgcctgtgccagggttCTCCAGCACTGGAAGAACCAGTGGCCACTGGTTCTCCAGCACGGCCCCAGGCCGTGCCTGGGTTCTCCAGCACTGGAACAGTGCCTGACTTACATGTGTTTCATAAAGCAGCACTCCTCATAAAACTATTTTGAGTTTTTAATTAGGACAGAGCATGACACACAGAGTCGATGCTTCCTCAAAAGCTGGCTGCTGTTTTTCATCGAATCAGCATTACTTATGGGAAATGTATTGTCTTGCTTTAGCATATCACAGTCCAGCATACACTTGCCATAGCCCCCTTCCCGAAATACTATACAGAGCCTTTGACTAAGGGCAAGAACAACACGTGGAGGCTCAACAGCTGAAAATACTGAACTCAGATTATCTGAAGGCACCTACTGTGAAGTAGAGCAACacctggaagggaaaaaaaaccccaaaacaccaagaggaaaagaattatGCCCCTTATAcagctatttcaaaatattctgagaaaatatttaaacatctTAAAGAGAGACATGCATTTGATGTTTAGTCATCTTTGTTCACTAAATACCAACATAGACAATTTGCTAGATGCTGGGTAATGGGTCACTAAACACTAACACTAAACATGAATGGATTTGCTAAGGATGAAGGGTGCCCAGCAGGCAGTGACGGAAATTCCCTCTCTTCTTCAAAGGAAGGAGATGGCTGCAGTACATATCACACTATGGCACTGTTACAGGGAATTCCCAGGGTGAAAAAGGGGTTAAGGTTTCATACCAGGAACATTCCATCATTGCTGGCACACATCTATCCAGGTATGGCTACTGTACAGTGGTTAGAAGCTTCAGAGAGATGTCTTCAAGTGCAGAGTTGGTAACTACAGCCCAACACACAGACTCTGCATTCGGGCCAGCAGGAACAGCTTTTTCAACTGACGTGGCTGAATGTGTCTCCATTGAAAATAAGTCAGAAATTTTGGCCCAAAACTTTTTTAGCCCCAGTATAAAAGCTGCCTTCCCTTTTAATTTCAATCATTAAATTCAACCAATAGCCCCAAAGTTTGTGTTTTATTAACAATGAATAGAGAACACTgtagtaaatttaaaaaaattaaaaaccagccaaacaaaaaaccaaaacaaggaacaaatgaacaaacaaaatgcCCCTTCCAAAACCCAAATCCCATCATTCACTGGCTAGAAATGCTTCTTTTGAGGACTACAGCATGACATCTTTAACCTAAAATATCAGAAATCTTGATATTTTATAATACAATAGTTAGTAAACTGTGTATAAGGCACTAAACCAACCACACTCTATAATAGGTTATACACATTAATATTCCACATCCACAGGTGTTAAATACATCCACATGTTAAATGCTGTTTCCACAGaccagaacaaaaccagctaTGTAACAGAATCTCAGATATAGGCTGATTAGAGTTCACCTTACTCATtgagtttattttcttgaaaaaaagacaatacAAGACACCTGTTTTCAAATCagttaaaaaatgtgaacaagTTTCCTTAAGAAATAGaacaatctttattttttagagCACAGGTTGAACAGATTGACAGTTCCCTATGGAGCAATACATACAGGAAAACTAGTGGTTTTATAACAACAGAAGTCAGGTGAAACTGATGTTTTTTGAACCAGTTACCTGCACATCAGTGTAGGAGTACTTAAAACTCAGAGCCAATATACTTACAGGTTTTTGCAATGGTATTTCTAGTGTTGATTTTAGAAAGCAGTTTGCATGAGTCTTCTATATTGTCACTTGGAAACTGTGCACCGTTCAAAAATTTGCAAGGTCAGAAGAATAGTGTGATGATTACTCTTTAACAGAAATGCATGTTTAACTGGTGCCACTGAACAtcactcacaaaaaaaaaaaaagctaaaaaaaaaaatctatatgaACTTCTGCATTTGAGGATATATTAATATGAAcgatccatttttaaaattaaaatggtaaGTCTTGAAGCTTGTTTCATGATTAAACTTATAGCAGTTCCCCactttcattaaaatgcatttcagtaaCTGATGCAAAATTCAAGCTGTAGACTACAAGCTATAGTAAGCATTATCCACCCATACGTGCTTCCTTCACTAGTGTCAAGAGtaaactgtctttaaaaaaaaaaaaaaccaaacccaaaccattattGAAAGAAGTGTATTTTATGATTTGTATACAAACATGCCACAGACATCTCTATAACCCTAGAGAACACTAATAAAACACTAGAGCAGCTTTGATGCAGGCTAAACTCATTCTAAAGGGGGAAACAATGTTATGTTCATTAAATAACCAGTTTAGGCAGCTCATGTTATGACATATGCAAAAAAGCCACACTTATCtaaaagacttctttttttccatgcagtAAGAATATGTATTACAGCACAAGGAGCCCAGAGAAAAGTTGTGCATCAAGGGTTAGTCTCTACAGAGCTGCAGTTTAAGAACAGTCCAGTTGCACTGCACTTTTTTAACCTAGTTATTCTTTCCAtacagcaaggaaaaacagGTGTTGTGGGTCTATCTCAGACTTGTTTGGCTTTTGCATTCTTAACATTAATAAATGCTACACTGCAAACAATCCAACACAAAGTACATTAAACATTCAGAGTGCCAATGGCGGGCAATTATAATGTGAATTTTGACTGGCAGAGAACTATTCAAGATGAAGATTTAAAAACAGCTCAAGCTGCAACAACAGATACTGGCTCATTAAAAGAAAGCATCTTTAAACAATGGTCATTCAAAGCAACAAGACAGACCAGTTCTGTGCAGAGTATGGCATGAAGTTAAGTGCACTTTAAAGTTCTGGAATATTTAGAAAGGTTATTCCCTTTAAATAGATGCCAGCAAAAAAAGCTTGCATTAATTTTAGCAGAAGTCTGCCTTAGGTATTTTAGATGATTGCCAAGGtataataaagaataaagaattCAGTGCctaacaggttttttttgaaaCCATCTGGAAATGGCACTGAAGTCTTCCCATATATTCACCATTTGGCAAGTTGCTTTTGTTTGTACAGTCATGGTATAGGAATGATTCCTGAAATTACACCAAGGCAGGAGTAAATTACTCAAATCCTAACAAAGGCAAGTAAGTTACTGCTGCCACTTCAAGAGATCACAATCACCAGCCTGAAGTTCAATCCTATGGAAAACGAAGCTGCTATTGGGCATTAGACAATCCTTGTTAAATACTATACAAGTCAACAGAGTGACTAATGCTCCAGTTTAACCCACAATTACAACAACAACTAAGAAACGCAGAGGAGAGAAGCAAGTACAAATTCTGTGTTGTTCTGGGAGATGCCCAATGCACATCAGTTCAGaatgtgtttctgtttcaggCTACTATTTGTAAAAGGCAGAAATATCCCACACGCTTTAGGATTTTTTGCAAGATAAAATCCTTAGTCTAGCAATTCATCCAGTATTTGACATCTTCGAAACAGCTATGAAACCCACATCGTCTTCTTagggcaggaaaacaaaagtgtaGTTCTGCTTCATCTGAGATAAACATTCTCCCTTTGTTTCTCAACTCCAATTAGCTGTGGCTAGTAATTACTCCTAAGTTTTGGGTCTTTTTTGGACTTCAGAACTTGCACTTGCTTTTTTTAGAGTGAAATCAGAACAGGAATCACACTTAGATTTACAAAGTTTGATATCCAGCAtagctttttcttctgccaatTATGTAAGCAACCACTATAATGGCAATCAAGACAGCAAGTGCAGCACCAACTACAATTGGGATTAGAATGCTGTCATCATCCAGCGAACACTCCTGGGCTGTAGATGAGAAAAAGGTTGCAATAAGGAATAAATAAAGACAGAATACTTGCCAAGCGTGgtataaaaatctgttttccttaatatgaaggtgttaaaaaaaatcaagtattaTTCAAACTAAGAGAGAAAGAACTGCAGAGGTCTCATCGATACATTTAGCATATTTAAGCACTTTAATCATGTGGTGTGTTTGATAACCTATAGCAAGCTAAGGGTGTTCGAGTTTGCCTTTGCACAAGATCTGCACTAGGCAAGGGAACAGCCATTCTTCTACATTCAAGAACCAGGCTTATCTGTTTCATACTAAAAGGCAAGTCTGGTTGGTGCCTTCACTCATTAAGGATAAAAACTGACCTAGATTTGGTGTCAAGAATCTAAGCAGAATGAAGACATGTTACACAGATAAAATAACTATAATTAAAAGAAAGCTAGCTGCAACTTTAACTACAGAGTGAAATGGGTCCCTAAATCTTTTGAGCCTGTTTACCCTACACACATCTGGAGAGTTATCTTACTTCTGTCTAAAAGCAGAACTCTTCAATCTATGCATCTACACATCAGTCTAGTCCACTAAGACTGTGCTGCAAGTATTATCATTAAGCACAATGACCAGTTTGCACTAAATATTAAGAggtaatttaaaacatttcagttttctccaGACAAGATCAAGATAATGcagcaaacaaacattttagaaTCTCTTTTTAGTTCTGGATATTCAAGACTGCCTCTGAAGGAAGCTCTGACAGTTCATTCTTTCTCAACACTCCTATTCCTCAGGCTGACaggtaaaaagaaacaaaacacctaACAGTATTCCCAAAGTTCACTTCTGCAAAAGTTCTGTCCAATTTTCTTACATATCTGAGCTACAAAAAGCTGTATGTCAAGATGTTGTCAGGTAACTTCTAACCTATTCTGCATGGCAATACTTAAGTCCCCCTTCAGCATCTCTAGTTCATTCAAGTTTTGTGAAGGAGAACCACACACTTAGTAGACATTTTTTAAGTGAGAACAAATCTTTGCTTGAACTTGAATGTCAGTCTCAGAGCTTCTCTTCATTCCATGTATATATAaacatagttttaaaaattggaaCAAGAGCTTCTGAGATAAAGTGCTTGTACCTAATGCTGGTGCTTTTTAGCAAGTAAGAATTTTGTaagcattaaaaacaaaaacataactCTTACCTGTAGCAAACTTATTTGCCTCCACAAGGAATGGCTGAATCCATAGATTAAAAGTATGTACTTGAACATCTTCATTAATCTGAAGAGTTTGCTCTTTTCGGCACAT
Coding sequences:
- the ATP1B4 gene encoding protein ATP1B4 isoform X1 is translated as MPEDSRMDTSTRGMENQLRSPNQKVENKHEEKVQDPDREKDQPKADMGSKTWADLAGEMKIFLWNPEERTCLGRTAKSWGLILLFYFIFYTCLAGMFAFCLYVMLLTLSPYTPRFRDRVSPPGVMIRPHLNGFTIAFNVSQPNTWQPYVDNMHHFLAAYDDKVQEEKNIECVPGQYFIQGGNDSEEKKACQFKRSLLQNCSGIEDPTFGYSKGQPCILLKMNRIIGYRPGAGVPVSVECKVQKGNESHLRSVDFYPGNGTFDLMYYPYYGKFTHVNYTSPLVAMHFIDVQKNYLVPIQCSLNGEGIINDLNSDRFLGRIIFTLSIGK
- the ATP1B4 gene encoding protein ATP1B4 isoform X2, with the protein product MDTSTRGMENQLRSPNQKVENKHEEKVQDPDREKDQPKADMGSKTWADLAGEMKIFLWNPEERTCLGRTAKSWGLILLFYFIFYTCLAGMFAFCLYVMLLTLSPYTPRFRDRVSPPGVMIRPHLNGFTIAFNVSQPNTWQPYVDNMHHFLAAYDDKVQEEKNIECVPGQYFIQGGNDSEEKKACQFKRSLLQNCSGIEDPTFGYSKGQPCILLKMNRIIGYRPGAGVPVSVECKVQKGNESHLRSVDFYPGNGTFDLMYYPYYGKFTHVNYTSPLVAMHFIDVQKNYLVPIQCSLNGEGIINDLNSDRFLGRIIFTLSIGK